A single genomic interval of Anopheles marshallii chromosome 2, idAnoMarsDA_429_01, whole genome shotgun sequence harbors:
- the LOC128718934 gene encoding phenoloxidase-activating factor 2-like — MVSRTIALLAAVALMGGLVAAQDTLDDLYLSLYNLTENKNTVAEPSTAAPPVAAVTQAPIPPQQRYTCTGECVQYYLCSDNKIITDGAGIIDIRVGEDPSEESECPHFLNTCCEKDSVVLEPPPSATKAPPTTDPGTGVRRPTCGFRNADGLGFRITGNKNGESEYGEFPWMLAVLREERVADNNLNVYECGGSLIAPNVVLTAAHCVFNKQKEQLLIRAGEWDTQTRDELYQHQDRRVAEVITHEAFNKGSLANDVALLILKEPFLAAENVQPICLPPKGTSFDRSKCFASGWGKNVFGKEGKYQVILKKVELPVVPQSECQQSLRTTRLGKRFVLHQSFLCAGGVAGQDTCRGDGGSPLVCPIPGSSTHYYQAGIVAWGIGCGENGIPGVYGNVAFFRDWIDKQLVDRSILARDYVYTP, encoded by the exons ATGGTGTCACGAACCATCGCGCTACTCGCCGCAGTAGCCCTAATGGGAGGTTTGGTTGCCGCCCAGGATACGCTCGACGACTTGTATCTGTCGCTGTACAATCtgaccgaaaacaaaaacacggtGGCGGAACCGTCTACTGCAGCACCTCCAGTGGCTGCAGTCACACAGGCTCCAATACCTCCACAGCAACGCTAT ACCTGTACCGGCGAATGCGTACAGTACTATCTGTGCAGTGACAACAAGATCATTACTGACGGAGCCGGCATTATCGACATCCGAGTCGGAGAAGACCCATCGGAGGAGTCCGAGTGTCCCCACTTCCTGAACACCTGTTGCGAAAAGGATTCAGTGGTGCTTGAGCCCCCACCAAGCGCAACCAAGGCTCCACCAACCACTGACCCTGGTACGGGAGTACGCCGACCGACCTGTGGTTTTCGTAACGCCGATGGATTGGGTTTCCGCATTACCGGAAACAAGAACGGTGAGTCGGAATACGGTGAGTTCCCTTGGATGTTGGCTGTGTTGCGCGAGGAACGCGTTGCTGACAACAATCTCAATGTGTACGAGTGTGGTGGTTCGCTGATCGCACCGAACGTCGTACTGACCGCGGCTCACTGCGTGTTCAACAAGCAAAAGGAGCAGCTGTTGATTCGTGCCGGCGAATGGGATACACAGACACGCGATGAGCTGTACCAACATCAAGACAGACGTGTGGCGGAAGTCATCACACACGAAGCCTTCAACAAGGGTTCGTTGGCGAACGATGTGGCTCTGCTTATACTGAAGGAACCCTTCCTAGCAGCGGAGAACGTACAACCGATCTGTCTTCCACCGAAGGGAACCTCGTTCGATCGAAGCAAATGTTTCGCTTCGGGCTGGGGCAAGAACGTGTTCGGCAAGGAGGGCAAATATCAGGTGATTCTGAAGAAGGTGGAGCTTCCGGTTGTACCACAGAGCGAGTGCCAACAGTCACTGCGCACGACTCGACTTGGCAAGCGGTTCGTGCTTCACCAGAGCTTCCTGTGTGCTGGAGGTGTTGCCGGACAGGATACGTGTCGCGGTGACGGTGGATCTCCGCTCGTCTGCCCGATTCCAGGCTCTTCGACGCACTACTATCAGGCCGGTATCGTTGCGTGGGGTATCGGATGCGGTGAAAACGGAATTCCCGGTGTGTACGGCAATGTGGCCTTCTTCCGCGACTGGATCGACAAACAATTGGTGGACCGTAGTATCCTAGCTCGGGACTACGTGTACACACCATAA
- the LOC128718933 gene encoding phenoloxidase-activating factor 2-like, with product MQRYRAALALLALVAVSVRPTVADDLSLDDLINSVFTTASPGKDAPPPTTGPPPPPTPAIGVKGGPCGNEAVCIQKYLCSNSSTSGEGLIDIRFSDDNPCVDYLLQCCFDEDIIQPPPPVPPGPGPVPNPNPNPGQNPGQNPGPNPGPVAAARCGRRNEDGVGFRITGSKNNEAEYGEFPWMVAILKTEEVLGQLRENVYTCGGSLIHKQVVLTGAHCVQNKQPSQLKVRAGEWDTQTKNEIYPHQDRSVVEIVVHPDYYKGGLHNDVALLFLDSPVEPNESIQTVCLPPQDMAFNHETCFASGWGKDVFGKAGTYQVILKKIDLPVVPNDQCQTALRTTRLGAKFNLHKSFICAGGVPGKDTCKGDGGSPLVCPIPNKPHHFYQTGLVAWGIGCGENGIPGVYANVAKFRGWIDQNMVQRNFGTDSYTP from the exons ATGCAGCGGTACCGTGCGGCATTGGCGTTGCTGGCGCTAGTTGCCGTTTCCGTCCGGCCAACAGTGGCTGACGATCTTAGCCTGGACGATCTGATCAATTCCGTATTCACGACAGCCTCACCGGGTAAGGATGCACCACCGCCAACAACCGgcccaccgccaccaccgacTCCAGCAATTGGCGTAAAG GGTGGACCGTGTGGCAATGAAGCTGTCTGCATCCAGAAGTATCTCTGCTCCAACAGCAGTACGTCCGGCGAAGGACTGATCGATATTCGCTTCTCGGATGACAACCCGTGCGTCGACTATCTGCTGCAGTGCTGTTTCGACGAGGACATC ATTCAACCACCACCGCCGGTACCACCGGGTCCGGGCCCAGTGCCGAATCCGAACCCAAATCCTGGACAGAACCCTGGTCAGAATCCTGGTCCGAATCCTGGCCCGGTCGCTGCCGCACGATGCGGACGCCGCAACGAGGATGGTGTTGGGTTCCGTATCACCGGCTCGAAGAACAACGAGGCCGAGTACGGTGAGTTCCCGTGGATGGTGGCGATCTTGAAGACGGAGGAGGTACTTGGCCAGCTGCGCGAGAACGTGTATACGTGCGGCGGGTCGCTTATTCACAAACAGGTTGTGCTGACCGGTGCCCACTGCGTCCAGAACAAGCAACCGTCCCAGCTGAAGGTACGTGCCGGCGAATGGGATACGCAGACGAAGAACGAAATCTATCCCCACCAGGACCGCTCGGTGGTCGAAATCGTCGTCCATCCGGACTACTACAAGGGTGGACTGCATAACGATGTCGCGCTCCTGTTCCTCGACTCACCGGTCGAGCCAAACGAGAGCATTCAGACGGTGTGCCTGCCACCGCAGGACATGGCGTTCAACCATGAAACCTGCTTCGCCAGCGGTTGGGGTAAGGACGTGTTTGGCAAGGCGGGCACCTACCAGGTGATACTGAAGAAGATCGATCTGCCGGTGGTACCGAACGACCAGTGTCAGACGGCATTGCGCACTACCAGACTCGGGGCCAAATTCAATTTGCACAAGAGCTTCATCTGTGCCGGCGGTGTGCCCGGTAAGGATACGTGCAAGGGTGACGGTGGGTCACCGCTCGTTTGTCCCATTCCCAACAAACCGCACCACTTCTACCAGACTGGACTGGTCGCGTGGGGTATCGGGTGCGGTGAGAACGGCATCCCGGGCGTTTACGCCAACGTGGCCAAGTTCCGTGGCTGGATCGATCAAAACATGGTCCAGCGTAACTTCGGTACCGACAGCTACACTCCCTAG